One genomic region from Peromyscus eremicus chromosome 20, PerEre_H2_v1, whole genome shotgun sequence encodes:
- the Tspyl5 gene encoding testis-specific Y-encoded-like protein 5 has translation MSGRSRGRRSSRAKGRGKGRARARVRAAEDEAWRDAKSPQDPQLGEDAAAAQVQADAASGGPEPAELGDDAACRVPLDCGLALRARAADERGLAASDPALELATSLAERLATDTGFVGTVGALARLRHRTRVGNRRVPGRRAPDTRSAAGRRPQATVSGKPKMGSAGPCVAVPVGEERKVAEKHAGSGSFAMIGSMDTLETVQLKLETMNAQADRAYLRLSRKFGQLRLHHLERRNLLIESIPGFWGKAFQNHPQLSSFLNSKDKEVLTYMNRLEVEELGLARLGYKIKFYFAPNPYFQNKVLVKEYGCGPSGQVVSRSAPIQWLPGHDLQSLSKENPENNGSFFGWFSNHGSIESDKIVEIINEDLWPNPLQYYLVNEEARGEKDKEERPGPAKQPVETAEPGAKQSN, from the coding sequence ATGAGCGGCCGTAGTAGGGGTCGAAGGTCTTCCCGCGCCAAAGGCCGGGGCAAAGGCCGGGCCAGAGCCCGGGTCCGCGCCGCCGAGGACGAGGCCTGGCGCGACGCGAAGTCGCCGCAGGACCCGCAGCTCGGGGAGGACGCCGCGGCCGCGCAGGTGCAGGCCGACGCTGCTTCCGGAGGCCCGGAACCAGCCGAGCTCGGGGACGATGCGGCCTGCCGCGTCCCGCTGGACTGCGGCCTGGCGCTGCGGGCTCGGGCTGCGGACGAGCGCGGGCTGGCGGCCTCTGACCCAGCCCTGGAATTGGCCACATCCCTCGCCGAGCGCCTGGCCACCGACACCGGCTTCGTTGGAACCGTAGGAGCCTTGGCGAGGCTGCGACACCGCACCCGCGTTGGAAATCGGCGAGTCCCCGGGAGGAGGGCCCCAGATACTCGGAGTGCCGCGGGGAGGAGACCTCAGGCCACAGTCAGTGGGAAGCCAAAGATGGGCTCTGCGGGGCCGTGTGTCGCTGTCCCagtgggggaggaaaggaaggtggCAGAGAAGCATGCTGGGTCAGGGTCCTTCGCGATGATAGGCAGCATGGATACCCTGGAGACGGTCCAGCTAAAGCTCGAGACCATGAATGCACAGGCCGACAGGGCCTATCTCAGGCTCTCCCGCAAGTTTGGCCAGTTGCGCCTTCACCATTTAGAGCGCAGGAACCTCCTTATTGAGAGCATCCCTGGCTTCTGGGGGAAAGCCTTTCAGAACCATCCCCAGCTGTCATCTTTTCTGAATAGCAAAGATAAGGAGGTATTGACCTACATGAACAGACTGGAGGTGGAAGAGCTTGGCCTCGCTAGATTGGGCTACAAAATCAAGTTCTACTTTGCCCCAAACCCCTATTTCCAAAATAAGGTGCTCGTCAAGGAATATGGATGTGGTCCCTCCGGTCAAGTGGTGTCTCGCTCAGCTCCAATCCAGTGGCTCCCAGGTCATGATCTACAGTCCCTAAGCAAGGAAAACCCGGAAAATAATGGTAGCTTCTTTGGGTGGTTTTCAAATCACGGCTCTATTGAGTCTGACAAGATCGTTGAGATAATCAACGAGGACCTGTGGCCCAATCCTCTACAGTACTACCTGGTCAATGAAGAAGCCCGTGGGGagaaagacaaggaagaaagGCCAGGCCCAGCGAAACAGCCAGTGGAGACCGCTGAGCCTGGGGCGAAGCAGTCCAACTGA